TCAGGATCTACCACTAAACGGCCAATCATGGCTTCTCTACCAAGTAACATTAAATAACTCATGCTGGAGCGGTCGGTGAGTGTTACTTGGATTTCCCATTTTTCTTCGCCAATTACAATATCTGTCAAAATGGTGTAGCGGTGTTCAATTTGGCCGTTAGAGCTTTTTATGGTCTTTTCAGTAAGAACTTCTGCTTCTCTTCTTTCAACCTGTGAAACATTATGAACATCAGGGTGAATATCAAATGATATCCAGCGTCTTTGTTCTTTAAAAAATTCGGTAATGTTATCAACATGTAAGGAAGATGTGGCAGCGCCAGTATCGATACGAGTGTCTAAATGTTCAATATTTAGTAGTGGTAAATCGCAATGCTCAAGCGCACCAACTAATAATTTAGAATTTATTTTTTTCATTTGCATTCCATCTAAAACACGTCACACTCAATAGTGCCGCTATTATTAAGCGTATGATATATATTTGTTTATCTTTTCTAATAAGCGTTGTATATAGTAGGCCAAAATTAGCTAACTATAAAGGATCTAAAATGAAAATCGCAATTTTATCCCGTAATAAAAATTTATATTCTACAAAGCGCTTAGTTGAGGCTGCGAAAGAACGAGGCCATGAAGTAGATGTTATTGACACACTTCATTGCTACATGGATATAACGAGTAGTAAACCAACGGTTAGGTATAAAGGTGAGGCACTACCAAAATATGACGCGATTATTCCTCGCATTGGTGCATCGGTAACTTTTTACGGTACGTCTGTTGTGCGTCAATTT
This is a stretch of genomic DNA from Flocculibacter collagenilyticus. It encodes these proteins:
- a CDS encoding ATP-dependent zinc protease family protein; translation: MKKINSKLLVGALEHCDLPLLNIEHLDTRIDTGAATSSLHVDNITEFFKEQRRWISFDIHPDVHNVSQVERREAEVLTEKTIKSSNGQIEHRYTILTDIVIGEEKWEIQVTLTDRSSMSYLMLLGREAMIGRLVVDPELEFVQD